The following proteins are co-located in the Diorhabda carinulata isolate Delta chromosome 4, icDioCari1.1, whole genome shotgun sequence genome:
- the LOC130892500 gene encoding neuropeptide receptor npr-1 isoform X3, translating to MFSTVMYAINVLNMLSNELTAWNLGEFLCFFIPSAQTFGTTASSFMLLVIALDRNRNCVQTFSKCRWNPRPISCILYITFLLAVSAAISYPMQTYFNYEPIWILMVPYSADKANYQLDYLCFATKNKLKQYYITIDIVIFAPIILTFTCFYIQIATLVWKHRKPVTTKIGGYETKQSEDSTSSSTKTTNTNSSDNSKRTIIKLKHQKNIQVQRKIRTFRIVLVLMMSFICCRFPYWCYYTIRLVSLRNDDTSWNLHFALLALNMLNYVLNPLLYTFLNQTVAAIKMFKEFLWKICCYCFSNDEFQEFEQNSPFTIDQVKPACGTVQTRTNLGRFEDKNEKIEKF from the exons ATGTTTAGTACTGTAATGTACGCAATAAACGTTCTCAATATGCTATCGAATGAACTCACCGCTTGG AATTTGGGGGAATTTCTTTGTTTCTTCATACCCTCGGCACAAACTTTTGGAACAACTGCCAGCTCATTTATGTTGTTGGTGATTGCCTTGGACAGAAATCGAAATTGTGTGCAAACGTTTAGTAAATGTAGATGGAATCCGAGACCGATCAGTTGTATACTATATATTACGTTTCTTCTTGCTGTATCTGCTG CAATTTCGTATCCCATGCAAACATATTTCAATTACGAACCTATATGGATTTTAATGGTGCCTTATTCGGCAGACAAAGCGAACTATCAACTGGATTATCTGTGCTTcgcaacaaaaaataaactgaaacaGTATTACATAACAATCGACATTGTTATTTTCGCACCGATCATTTTAACGTTTACATGTTTCTATATACAAATAGCCACGTTAGTATGGAAACATCGGAAACCAGTTACTACGAAAATCGGTGGTTACGAAACGAAACAATCGGAAGATTCGACAAGCAGTTCCACTAAAACTACAAATACGAATTCTAGTGATAATTCAAAACGtacaattatcaaattaaaacatcaaaaaaatattcaagtacAAAGAAAGATTCGAACTTTTCGAATAGTACTAGTACTGATGATGTCTTTTATTTGCTGTAGGTTCCCTTATTGGTGTTACTATACTATAAGATTAGTAAGTTTGAGGAACGATGATACTAGCTGGAATTTACATTTCGCTTTGTTAGCATTGAATATGTTGAATTATGTGTTAAATCCACTTTTGTATACGTTTTTAAATCAAACGGTAGCcgctataaaaatgtttaaagaatttctatggaaaatttgctGTTATTGCTTTTCCAACGACGAATTTCAAGAATTCGAACAAAACAGTCCATTCACAATAGATCAAGTGAAACCTGCTTGTGGTACTGTCCAAACTAGAACTAATTTAGGGCGTTTTGAAGAcaagaatgaaaaaattgaaaaattctag
- the LOC130893490 gene encoding SET domain-containing protein SmydA-8-like: MSEKCEICGEPSELKCSACKSVSYCGKEHQKQGWKDHKILCKPYEIQTDPVYGKCLVATRDIKPGDIILSELPLVYGPRPHMVEEGPVPCPGCCRLIIGEQSARCDGCDFPICHPDCSGLKDMDRHGHECVILGLRDVKALNGLHDFYRQDALLALRCLLLQNRHPKKYAQLMNMEGHMEKRGSNTEIYSAIEERIVNYLHENFFHPMTILEGRSGKKVLNDISKETIHKICGIIDINALEINQNAEITAIYPTVYLLEHNCLPNTTHVFDNDGYKITLKATLPIKAGDHITTMYTHCLWGTQARREHLRETKYFDCQCQRCKDPTELGSYLSALKCLGTDGEPCGGTQLPINPVDDKTEWTCDSCSVKLTNEEVGFLVNGIGEEVDHVQLTNPTVKDLEALLTKMNTFLHPNHYHVYAVKHSLIQLYGYQQGYTPTQITDDCLVRKATMCRELLDITNKIDPGNARLAVYRAVLLHELYLADWITIKRKWDLGIKAKVKSVLMMLNECKNCLTQLQEVLKNEKNTPAGDKLINLVENSKKEFNKFIERNKIDLSSQHNGNAINGADIEK; encoded by the exons ATGAGCGAAAAGTGTGAAATTTGCGGCGAACCTTCAGAATTAAAATGCTCCGCGTGCAAATCGGTTTCTTACTGTGGTAAAGAACATCAGAAACAAGGATGGAAAGATCATAAGATTTTATGCAAACCATACGAA ATACAAACCGATCCTGTTTATGGAAAATGTCTGGTAGCAACTCGAGATATTAAGCCGGGagatataattttatcagaATTACCACTGGTATATGGTCCAAGACCGCATATGGTAGAGGAAGGTCCTGTACCTTGTCCAGGATGTTGCAG GTTGATAATAGGAGAGCAATCGGCGAGGTGCGATGGATGCGATTTTCCAATTTGTCATCCAGATTGTTCCGGTCTCAAAGATATGGATAGACACGGTCACGAATGTGTTATTTTAGGATTACGTGACGTGAAAGCTTTAAACGGTCTTCATGATTTTTACCGACAAGACGCACTTTTGGCATTGAGATGTCTCTTACTTCAAAACAGGCATCCTAAAAAATATGCACAGTTAATGAATATGGAAGGTCACATGGAAAAACGAGGTTCCAATACAGAAATTTACAG CGCAATTGAAGAACGAATAGTAAActatttacatgaaaatttctTCCATCCGATGACCATCTTAGAAGGAAGATCCggtaaaaaagttttgaatgaCATTTCTAAAGAAACTATTCATAAAATATGCGGAATTATTGATATAAACGCAttggaaataaatcaaaacgCAGAAATTACTGCCATATATCCGACAGTTTATTTACTAGAACACAACTGTTTACCCAATACGACCCACGTCTTTGATAACGACGGTTACAAGATTACCCTCAAAGCTACGTTGCCAATCAAAGCCGGTGATCACATTACAACTATGTATACTCATTGCCTTTGGGGTACGCAAGCTAGGAGAGAGCATCTTAGAGAAACGAAATACTTCGATTGCCAGTGTCAACGTTGCAAAGATCCTACTGAATTGG GTTCCTATTTGAGTGCATTAAAATGCCTCGGTACCGATGGCGAACCCTGTGGTGGTACTCAGCTTCCAATTAACCCCGTTGACGACAAAACGGAATGGACCTGTGATAGTTGCTCCGTTAAATTGACCAATGAAGAAGTAGGTTTTTTAGTAAACGGTATTGGCGAAGAAGTCGATCATGTTCAGCTCACCAATCCTACTGTTAAAGACTTAGAAGCGTTATTGACTAAAATGAATACGTTTTTACACCCTAATCATTATCACGTTTACGCTGTTAAACATTCTTTGATACAATTATATGGTTATCAGCAAGGTTATACTCCTACACAAATTACTGATGACTGTCTGGTAAGAAAAGCGACTATGTGTAGAGAATTATTGGACATAACCAACAAAATCGACCCTGGAAACGCaag ATTGGCTGTTTATCGAGCAGTTCTTCTTCACGAATTGTACTTGGCAGATTGGATCACCATCAAGAGAAAATGGGACCTTGGAATTAAAGCTAAAGTTAAATCTGTTTTAATGATGTTGAATGAATGTAAAAACTGTTTAACGCAACTTCAAGAGGTATTGAAGAACGAAAAAAATACTCCGGCTGGAGATAAACTGATAAATTTGGtggaaaattctaaaaaagaatttaacaaattcatcgaacgaaataaaattgatttatcatCGCAACATAACGGAAATGCTATTAATGGAGCcgatatagaaaaataa
- the LOC130893491 gene encoding SET domain-containing protein SmydA-8-like, whose translation MSSEGVDNENNKCEVCKAPSTRKCSACKSVFYCSEIHQQENWKEHKNQCRPFEESYSKDLGRYLKATRDIQPGGVIFSEIPLVFGPKPHRIQEGGFPCVGCCKLLSNQICEMCPGCLWPVCSTTCEGLNIPSYHGFECNILRLRTCSEVKSFLDFYRFDVLIVLRALYLQKANPKKWEILMKLEDHLEKRGLGTDVFTAIQEKFDFLMEHYLKPLKSYEKETGQVIIPNCTEDIIHKIYGIIDVNATELTEDVDAMILYSNASLLEHNCIPNTMQIIDENDHFRVTFRAAMAIPKGEHITTMYTHILWSTAARRDHLMETKYFKCTCKRCQDPTELGTYLSALKCIAGKDDESCGGWQLPITPTYTNGAWMCSKCKIKLPEQDIVKFINHLSHEVDKIMTKAPNKEELEDLLNKLLHFLHPNHYLLFNIKHTLIQIFTDKQIDQNDPMVWMEKLSQCDELIDLTRKLDPGNARLSLYLGVLLNERFMAQFKILTTTFDKPTQNLYTDQIKKEISEILEENRRILFYEQNTSAGRKLLEVVNRNRQSFENWLSEHKQTV comes from the exons ATGTCTTCTGAAGGTGTTgataatgaaaacaataaatgtGAAGTTTGTAAAGCTCCTTCGACAAGAAAATGTTCAGCTTGCAAATCGGTGTTTTACTGCAGCGAAATACATCAGCAAGAAAATTGGAAAGAGCATAAAAATCAATGTCGACCGTTTgag gAATCGTATTCTAAAGACTTGGGAAGGTATTTAAAAGCGACAAGAGATATACAGCCTGGTGGTgtaattttttccgaaataCCCTTAGTGTTCGGTCCAAAACCTCACCGTATTCAAGAAGGAGGGTTTCCCTGTGTCGGCTGCTGCAA GTTACTTTCTAATCAAATATGTGAAATGTGTCCTGGTTGTTTATGGCCAGTTTGTAGTACAACTTGTGAAGGACTAAATATTCCTTCTTATCATGGATTCGAATGTAATATTCTTAGATTAAGAACATGTAGTGAGGTTAAATCGTTTTTAGACTTTTACAg ATTTGATGTATTGATAGTTCTAAGAGCCTTATATCTTCAAAAAGCAAATCCAAAGAAGTGGGAGATTCTGATGAAACTGGAAGATCATTTGGAAAAAAGAGGATTGGGAACTGATGTTTTTAC AGCGATCCAGgagaagtttgattttctaatGGAACATTATTTGAAACCATTAAAATCGTACGAAAAAGAAACAGGGCAAGTTATCATTCCCAACTGTACGGAAGAcataattcacaaaatttacGGTATTATCGATGTAAATGCTACCGAACTTACAGAAGACGTAGACGCGATGATTTTGTACTCTAACGCTAGTTTATTGGAGCACAATTGTATTCCGAATACAATGCAAATTATCGATGAAAATGATCATTTTAGGGTTACGTTTAGAGCCGCCATGGCCATACCaaaag GTGAACATATAACGACAATGTATACTCACATATTATGGAGTACAGCTGCCCGTAGAGATCATCTAATGgaaactaaatatttcaaatgtactTGCAAGAGATGTCAAGATCCTACAGAACTTGGTACATATCTTAGCGCGCTCAAATGCATTGCTGGGAAAGATGATGAATCCTGTGGTGGTTGGCAACTTCCCATAACACCAACTTATACCAACGGTGCATGGATGTGCagtaaatgtaaaataaaattacctgaACAG GATATAGTGAAATTCATCAATCATTTAAGTCACGAGGTGGACAAAATCATGACGAAAGCTCCAAACAAGGAGGAACTAGAAGATTTGTTAAACAAGCTTCTCCATTTTTTACATCCCAATCattatttattgttcaatataAAACATACGCTTATCCAAATATTTACTGATAAACAAATAGATCAAAACGATCCTATGGTTTGGATGGAAAAATTAAGTCAATGCGATGAATTAATTGATTTAACAAGAAAACTCGATCCAGGTAATGCTAg aCTCAGTTTATATCTGGGAGTTCTATTGAATGAACGATTCATGGCACAATTTAAAATACTGACGACAACGTTCGACAAACCGACGCAAAATCTTTATAcggatcaaataaaaaaagaaatttccgAAATTCTCgaagaaaatagaagaattttATTCTACGAACAAAACACGTCGGCTGGAAGGAAATTATTAGAAGTAGTGAATAGAAATCgacaaagttttgaaaattggcTTAGCGAACATAAACAAACGGTttaa
- the LOC130893493 gene encoding group XIIA secretory phospholipase A2: MDVPYGKLLVYFLTFLGYIYSGYGSGFLSNLREAVITAETVFGEVFKNVINVANRFREVNDIFDAAVEEECIFKCPNNEEPKPNRYHSPTADGCGSLGLTIPTEYLPIGEMKKCCETHDICYDTCRKDKEVCDVEFKRCLYKYCESYDKVLGGSTTVKACKGAAKMLFTGTLTLGCKSYLNAQSKACYCPSTGREDKRKKYSGGNSEL; the protein is encoded by the exons ATGGATGTACCTTACGGCAAGTTGTTGgtgtattttttaacattcttgGGTTATATTTATTCTGGTTATGGTTCcggttttttatcaaatttgagAGAAGCTGTAATAACAGCTGAAACTGTTTTTGGtgaagtatttaaaaatgtgaTTAATGTTGCGAACCGATTTCGGGAAGTTAACGATATATTTGATGCAGCTGTTGAAGaagaatgtatttttaaatgtccAAATA atgaaGAACCTAAACCTAACCGATATCATTCTCCTACAGCTGACGGTTGTGGTAGTTTAGGTTTGACAATACCCACGGAATACTTACCGATTggtgaaatgaaaaaatgttgcGAGACACACGATATTTGCTACGACACCTGTCGTAAAGACAAAGAAGTGTGCGATGTGGAATTCAAGAGATGCCTTTATAAATATTGCGAGAGCTATGATAAGGTACTGGGTGGATCAACAACAGTTAAAG CTTGCAAAGGTGCTGCGAAGATGTTGTTCACCGGAACCTTGACGCTTGGATGCAAGTCTTATTTGAATGCTCAATCGAAGGCTTGTTATTGTCCTTCAACTGGACGGGAagataaacgaaaaaaatattccgGAGGAAATTCGGAACtatga
- the LOC130893492 gene encoding 5'-nucleotidase domain-containing protein 1: MWTASSIVSGFSKLCCRSFLNSRKLVLKHNRTFCYNSVKKELNNKPAFSINDYDCIGFDLDNTLARYKIGNMLEMEYKIVSNYLVTQKNYPTEDLLKPIDPNFFIKGLIIDDENGNIIRIGPDGTILQATHGTRWLSKEEILHYYPTLHWHATDLFVENPLQTWNGPYAEKMRTLLDYFDIVISLVFARAVDSIDKLYGRRKVYNIWPDLLNALMYMFNREHYETDTGEYFPEMKKNPDHYYYSCTPNLINWLQELRNTGKKLYLITGAHADFANHTATSTLGPNWRDYFDIVVSYAKKPGFFILERDFIGLDESFKETGPVTNLQKGAIYTHGNWKGLKDFLINSSNISNPKFVYIGDNLVQDIYTPNVHSHCDTVSVCEELEAENTYDYLGQHPDKYFLSSTLWGSYFQCKYSQERTIWYTIMKNNSKICVPSIEYLAKYPLDHQFQCLIC, encoded by the coding sequence atgtggACTGCTAGTTCAATTGTGAGTGGTTTTTCTAAACTGTGCTGCagaagttttttaaattcaagGAAACTAGTGTTAAAACATAATCGGACGTTTTGTTACAATTCTGTAAAAAAAGAGTTGAATAACAAACCAGCCTTTAGTATAAATGATTATGATTGTATAGGATTCGATTTAGACAATACTCTAGCGCGTTATAAAATAGGGAATATGTTGGAAATGGAATATAAgatagtttcaaattatttggtAACCCAGAAGAATTATCCAACAGAAGATTTATTGAAACCTATCGATCccaacttttttataaaaggaTTGATTATAGATGATGAAAACGGAAATATCATCAGAATAGGACCGGATGGGACAATTTTACAAGCTACTCACGGTACGAGATGGTTGAGCAAGGAAgaaatattacattattatcCTACTCTACATTGGCATGCTACTGATTTATTTGTGGAGAATCCTTTGCAGACTTGGAATGGACCTTATGCAGAAAAAATGAGAACTTTGTTAGATTACTTTGATATAGTAATAAGCTTAGTTTTTGCTAGGGCTGTAGATAGTATAGACAAATTATATGGCCGTAGAAAAGTCTATAACATCTGGCCTGATCTTCTTAATGCCTTGATGTACATGTTTAATAGAGAACATTATGAAACTGATACTGGTGAATATTTtccagaaatgaaaaaaaatcctgatcattattattattcttgtACGCCAAACCTTATCAATTGGCTCCAAGAATTGCGAAACACTGGTAAAAAACTTTATCTAATAACAGGAGCTCATGCAGATTTTGCAAATCACACGGCTACCAGCACTCTAGGTCCAAATTGGagagattattttgatattgtcGTATCTTATGCTAAGAAACCAGGGTTTTTCATTTTAGAAAGGGATTTCATAGGTTTAGATGAATCATTTAAAGAAACTGGCCCAGTTACCAATCTACAGAAAGGCGCAATCTATACCCACGGCAACTGGAAGGGACTAAAAgattttttgatcaattcatcCAATATTTCTAACCCCAAATTTGTATACATAGGAGATAATCTAGTGCAGGATATTTATACTCCAAATGTGCATTCTCATTGTGACACAGTTAGTGTTTGTGAAGAACTGGAAGCTGAAAACACATATGATTACCTTGGACAACACCCCgataaatactttttatcatCTACATTATGGGGATCATATTTCCAATGTAAATATTCACAAGAAAGAACCATTTGGTACACTATTATGAAGAACAATTCAAAGATTTGTGTACCTAGCATCGAATATCTGGCAAAATATCCACTAGATCATCAATTTCAATGTTTAATATGTTAG